Within Patescibacteria group bacterium, the genomic segment AACAAATATGATGAAGTTATTGTTTCCGATGAGAAATACCGCAAGAGCGACATAAAGCCGCCGCAAACCATCATCATGCCGTCAATTGACCCTTTGAATGAAAAAAACAGAAAAATAAATGAAAAAACGGCCAAGAAGGTTTTGCGCGAGCTTGGCATAAAGTTAAATAAGCCGATTATCAGCCAGATTTCCCGTTATGATTTCTGGAAAGACCAGGTCGGAGTCGTAAGAGCCTTTGAGATCGCCAGAAAGAAAGCCAACTGCCAGCTGATCTTATTGGGCAATTTAGCCACTGATGACCCGGAAGGAGACGGAGTTTACAAGGAAGTTTTGAGAATGGCCAAGGGGAAAGATGATATCAAGGTAATATTGAAAGACGACATCATTATCGCCAACGCCCTCCAGAGATTGTCAGCCGTAGTCCTGCAAAAATCTTTGCGCGAGGGCTTTGCCCTTACTGTTAGCGAAGCCCTTTGGAAAGGCACGCCGGTAATAGGTGGTAATGTCGGCGGCATCCCCAACCAGATTATTGACGGCCAAAACGGCTATTTGGTAAATAACATCAAGGAATGCGCCGACAGAATAGTTGAACTTTTGGGAAATGGGGAAAGGCGCAAGAAAATGGGAGAATTCGGCCGGGAATACGTAAAAGAAAATTTTTTAATAACGCGGCACCTGCTTGACTATATAAAATTATCCAAAAGGCTTTTGGGGTTAAAAAATTAGGGAATTAGAAAAATAAAATAAGCCGTGATTCGCTCGCGGCTTATTATTTTTAATTTTCCTCCTGCAAATTTTGGCAAAGTCAGCCCATGCGGACCATTTTTTTTAAGCTGCGGGAATTTTCTTGCCCGCAGATAGCCAGGCCGAA encodes:
- a CDS encoding glycosyltransferase, whose amino-acid sequence is MGIRKIGQYGKIIGSKKLKEIREEAEPLRGKYITHINSTYYVGGVAEILDSLVLLMNDLGIKAEWRLLKGSEPFFKITKLFHNGAQGARVKVDSKIKKIYEEICEKNSVFNHFGKSDLVIAHDPQVLPLIKFCQKIQPWVWRCHMDITEPDKELWKYLKTFINKYDEVIVSDEKYRKSDIKPPQTIIMPSIDPLNEKNRKINEKTAKKVLRELGIKLNKPIISQISRYDFWKDQVGVVRAFEIARKKANCQLILLGNLATDDPEGDGVYKEVLRMAKGKDDIKVILKDDIIIANALQRLSAVVLQKSLREGFALTVSEALWKGTPVIGGNVGGIPNQIIDGQNGYLVNNIKECADRIVELLGNGERRKKMGEFGREYVKENFLITRHLLDYIKLSKRLLGLKN